A part of Oncorhynchus gorbuscha isolate QuinsamMale2020 ecotype Even-year linkage group LG09, OgorEven_v1.0, whole genome shotgun sequence genomic DNA contains:
- the LOC124043140 gene encoding MARCKS-related protein 1-B-like isoform X1, giving the protein MGSQASKGEVVGEAKTAAADAAAVANTVSVKTNGQENGHVKSNGDVSATETAATNGTTDAAKEPEAGAGGDAIEPAPAADKDAAKPAGEAATKDTPKKKKKFSLKKSFNFKGLKLKKTKKEEVVKEEAAAPAEEKPAENGAAVASEEKKEEVVKEEAAAPATEAPKAEEVQAKAEEVKETPKEEVEVKEAPKEEVKVEVKEAPKEEVKVEVKEAAAPAPEPTKPTEETSSTPTAAASSQQKAE; this is encoded by the exons ATGGGTTCCCAAGCGTCCAAAGGAGAGGTGGTTGGGGAGGCGAAAACTGCTGCCGCGGACGCGGCTGCCGTCGCGAATACGGTTTCCGTCAAAACGAACGGACAG GAGAATGGCCATGTCAAGTCCAACGGTGACGTCTCTGCCACAGAGACGGCCGCCACCAACGGTACCACTGACGCCGCCAAAGAGCCCGAGGCTGGCGCAGGAGGGGACGCCATCGAGCCAGCGCCAGCGGCTGACAAGGATGCCGCCAAACCGGCGGGTGAGGCCGCCACCAAGGATACCCCCAAGAAAAAGAAGAAGTTCTCCCTGAAGAAATCATTCAACTTCAAGGGCCTGAAACTGAAGAAGACCAAGAAAGAGGAGGTGGTGAAGGAGGAGGCGGCCGCTCCCGCTGAGGAGAAACCAGCTGAGAACGGAGCCGCTGTGGCTtcggaggagaagaaagaggaggtggtgaaggaggaggctgctgctcctgctacaGAAGCCCCGAAGGCAGAGGAGGTGCAGGCTAAAGCTGAGGAGGTGAAGGAGACTCctaaggaggaggtggaggtgaaggAGGCTCCTAAGGAGGAGGTGAAGGTGGAGGTGAAGGAGGCTCCTAAGGAGGAGGTGAAGGTGGAGGTGAAGGAGGCGGCTGCTCCTGCCCCAGAGCCCACCAAACCAACAGAGGAGACCAGCTCGACCCCCACGGCAGCAGCTTCCTCCCAACAGAAAGCAGAGTGA
- the LOC124043140 gene encoding MARCKS-related protein 1-B-like isoform X2: protein MGSQASKGEVVGEAKTAAADAAAVANTVSVKTNGQENGHVKSNGDVSATETAATNGTTDAAKEPEAGAGGDAIEPAPAADKDAAKPAGEAATKDTPKKKKKFSLKKSFNFKGLKLKKTKKEEVVKEEAAAPAEEKPAENGAAVASEEKKEEVVKEEAAAPATEAPKAEEVQAKAEEVKETPKEEVEVKEAPKEEVKVEVKEAAAPAPEPTKPTEETSSTPTAAASSQQKAE, encoded by the exons ATGGGTTCCCAAGCGTCCAAAGGAGAGGTGGTTGGGGAGGCGAAAACTGCTGCCGCGGACGCGGCTGCCGTCGCGAATACGGTTTCCGTCAAAACGAACGGACAG GAGAATGGCCATGTCAAGTCCAACGGTGACGTCTCTGCCACAGAGACGGCCGCCACCAACGGTACCACTGACGCCGCCAAAGAGCCCGAGGCTGGCGCAGGAGGGGACGCCATCGAGCCAGCGCCAGCGGCTGACAAGGATGCCGCCAAACCGGCGGGTGAGGCCGCCACCAAGGATACCCCCAAGAAAAAGAAGAAGTTCTCCCTGAAGAAATCATTCAACTTCAAGGGCCTGAAACTGAAGAAGACCAAGAAAGAGGAGGTGGTGAAGGAGGAGGCGGCCGCTCCCGCTGAGGAGAAACCAGCTGAGAACGGAGCCGCTGTGGCTtcggaggagaagaaagaggaggtggtgaaggaggaggctgctgctcctgctacaGAAGCCCCGAAGGCAGAGGAGGTGCAGGCTAAAGCTGAGGAGGTGAAGGAGACTCctaaggaggag GTGGAGGTGAAGGAGGCTCCTAAGGAGGAGGTGAAGGTGGAGGTGAAGGAGGCGGCTGCTCCTGCCCCAGAGCCCACCAAACCAACAGAGGAGACCAGCTCGACCCCCACGGCAGCAGCTTCCTCCCAACAGAAAGCAGAGTGA